A genome region from Stenotrophomonas bentonitica includes the following:
- a CDS encoding aspartate aminotransferase family protein — MPRTEPSHSLDAWWMPFTANRQFKAAPRLLVRAEGMYYHDADDRPILDGAAGLWCCNAGHARPRIVQAIQQQAATLDFAPPFQMGSPLPFVLAERLAALAPGPLNHAFFTNSGSEAVDTAMKIVLGYHRLRGEGQRTRFIGREKAYHGVGFGGLSIGGLPNNRKGFGPLLAGSDFLRHTLDLSRNAFSPGLPRHGAELAEDLERLIALHDASTIAAVFVEPIAGSAGVILPAPGYLQRLREICDQHGILLVFDEVITGFGRVGNAFAAQRFGVTPDLLTMAKGLTNGAVPMGAVLVSDAIHDAWMQGPPGAIELFHGYTYSGHPLACAAALAALDTYAAEGLFERAIELGEYWQARLHSLRGLPNVVDIRNFGLIGAVELAPRKGAPGSRGYEVFERCFCDGQLLVRCTGDVIALSPPLIIERDQIDRIVDVLGEMIRATG; from the coding sequence ATGCCACGCACCGAACCGTCGCACTCGCTGGACGCCTGGTGGATGCCGTTCACCGCCAACCGCCAGTTCAAGGCCGCACCGCGCCTGCTGGTGCGCGCCGAGGGCATGTACTACCACGATGCGGACGACCGGCCGATCCTGGACGGTGCCGCCGGGCTGTGGTGCTGCAACGCCGGGCATGCGCGTCCGCGCATCGTGCAGGCGATCCAGCAGCAGGCCGCCACGCTGGATTTCGCCCCGCCGTTCCAGATGGGCTCGCCGCTGCCGTTCGTGCTGGCCGAACGCCTGGCCGCGCTGGCGCCGGGGCCGCTGAACCATGCGTTCTTCACCAATTCCGGCTCCGAAGCAGTGGATACGGCGATGAAGATCGTGCTGGGCTACCACCGCCTGCGCGGCGAGGGCCAGCGGACCCGCTTCATCGGCCGCGAGAAGGCGTACCACGGGGTCGGTTTCGGCGGCCTGTCGATTGGCGGCCTGCCGAACAACCGCAAGGGCTTCGGCCCGCTGCTGGCCGGCAGCGACTTCCTGCGCCACACCCTGGATCTGTCGCGCAATGCGTTCAGCCCAGGCCTGCCGCGTCACGGCGCCGAACTGGCCGAAGACCTGGAGCGCCTGATCGCGCTGCACGACGCCTCGACCATTGCCGCCGTGTTCGTCGAACCCATCGCGGGGTCGGCCGGGGTGATCCTGCCGGCGCCGGGCTACCTGCAGCGCCTGCGCGAAATCTGCGACCAGCACGGCATCCTGCTGGTGTTCGACGAGGTCATCACCGGCTTCGGCCGGGTCGGCAACGCCTTTGCCGCGCAGCGCTTCGGGGTCACCCCGGACCTGCTGACGATGGCCAAGGGACTGACCAACGGCGCGGTGCCGATGGGCGCGGTACTGGTCTCCGACGCCATCCACGATGCCTGGATGCAGGGGCCGCCGGGCGCGATCGAGCTGTTCCATGGCTACACCTATTCCGGCCACCCGCTGGCCTGCGCGGCGGCGTTGGCGGCCCTGGACACCTATGCAGCGGAGGGCCTGTTCGAGCGCGCCATCGAGCTGGGCGAGTACTGGCAGGCCCGGCTGCACAGCCTGCGCGGGCTGCCGAACGTGGTGGACATCCGCAACTTCGGGCTGATCGGCGCGGTCGAACTGGCGCCCCGCAAGGGTGCGCCGGGCAGCCGCGGCTACGAGGTGTTCGAGCGCTGCTTCTGCGACGGCCAGCTGCTGGTGCGCTGCACCGGTGACGTGATCGCCCTGTCGCCGCCGTTGATCATCGAGCGCGACCAGATCGACCGGATCGTGGACGTGCTCGGCGAGATGATCCGCGCCACCGGTTGA
- a CDS encoding MFS transporter: MSTSAAAAPAVNSPRRVLLASLIGTTIEFFDFYIYATAAVLVFPHLFFPDSSEGAALLQSLATFAVAFIARPVGSAVFGHYGDRIGRKATLVAALLTMGVSTVAIGLLPTHASIGLVAPALLALCRFGQGLGLGGEWGGAVLLATENAPPGKRAWYGMFPQLGAPLGFLLSAGIFLLLGRAMSDADFLQWGWRVPFLASSLLVAVGLWVRLNIHETPQFQAALDRNERVRLPMWTVLRHHPRTLLLGTLGAFATFVLFYLMTVFTLGHGTTVLGYSREQFLLLQMVGILFFAAGIPISAKYGDRWGTRRTMIVASGLILGFGVLFAPLFQAGHPWMVVAFLSLGLFLMGLTYGPCGTFLAEIYPVQVRYTGASLSFNLAGILGAAPAPYVATWLAGRFGLVAVGYYLCLTAVVTILALLAMGRPTRVSGKSA; this comes from the coding sequence ATGTCCACTTCCGCTGCCGCCGCACCTGCCGTCAATTCGCCCCGCCGTGTGCTGCTGGCCAGCCTGATCGGCACCACCATCGAGTTCTTCGATTTCTACATCTACGCCACGGCGGCCGTGCTGGTGTTCCCGCACCTGTTCTTCCCCGACAGCAGCGAAGGCGCGGCCCTGCTGCAGTCGCTGGCGACCTTCGCGGTGGCGTTCATCGCCCGGCCGGTGGGTTCTGCGGTGTTCGGGCACTACGGCGACCGGATCGGCCGCAAGGCCACCCTGGTGGCGGCGCTGCTGACGATGGGCGTGTCCACCGTGGCGATCGGCCTGCTGCCTACCCATGCCAGCATCGGGCTGGTGGCGCCGGCGCTGTTGGCGCTGTGCCGGTTCGGCCAGGGCCTGGGGCTGGGCGGCGAGTGGGGCGGGGCAGTGCTGCTGGCCACCGAGAACGCGCCGCCGGGCAAACGCGCCTGGTACGGCATGTTCCCGCAGCTGGGCGCGCCGCTGGGCTTCCTGTTGTCGGCCGGCATCTTCCTGCTGCTCGGCCGCGCCATGAGCGATGCCGACTTCCTGCAGTGGGGCTGGCGCGTGCCGTTCCTGGCCAGCTCGCTGCTGGTCGCGGTGGGCCTGTGGGTGCGCCTGAACATCCATGAGACCCCGCAGTTCCAGGCCGCGCTGGACCGCAACGAACGCGTGCGCCTGCCGATGTGGACGGTGCTGCGCCACCACCCGCGCACGTTGCTGCTGGGCACGCTCGGTGCGTTCGCCACCTTCGTCCTGTTCTACCTGATGACGGTGTTCACCCTGGGCCATGGCACCACGGTGCTTGGCTACAGCCGCGAGCAGTTCCTGCTGCTGCAGATGGTCGGCATCCTGTTCTTCGCCGCCGGCATTCCGATCTCGGCGAAGTATGGCGACCGCTGGGGCACACGCCGCACCATGATCGTGGCCAGCGGGCTGATCCTGGGCTTCGGCGTGCTGTTCGCCCCGCTGTTCCAGGCCGGGCATCCGTGGATGGTGGTCGCGTTCCTGTCGCTGGGCCTGTTCCTGATGGGCCTGACCTACGGCCCCTGTGGCACTTTCCTGGCCGAGATCTACCCGGTGCAGGTGCGCTATACCGGCGCCTCGCTGTCGTTCAACCTGGCCGGCATCCTCGGCGCGGCGCCGGCGCCGTATGTGGCCACCTGGCTGGCCGGGCGATTCGGCCTGGTCGCGGTGGGCTACTACCTGTGCCTGACCGCAGTGGTGACCATCCTGGCGCTGCTGGCCATGGGCCGACCGACACGGGTCAGCGGAAAATCCGCTTGA
- a CDS encoding bacteriohemerythrin, with protein sequence MALLVWQDDLNIGIDVIDHQHMRIVEMLNHLHVAQTSLHKLAVAEVIDELVDYTMSHFAFEEELMEEAGYPFCAAHKRVHEIFVKRVAEYRLRFQAGEDITDELRTMLSRWLFNHIRGDDKAYAETVKQHLNQFARDHQHGTWLGRTLKRIFR encoded by the coding sequence ATGGCACTTCTGGTCTGGCAGGACGACCTCAACATCGGCATCGACGTGATCGATCACCAGCACATGCGGATCGTGGAGATGCTCAACCACCTGCATGTGGCGCAGACCAGCCTGCACAAGCTGGCCGTGGCCGAGGTGATCGACGAACTGGTGGACTACACCATGTCGCACTTCGCTTTCGAAGAAGAGCTGATGGAAGAAGCCGGCTATCCGTTCTGCGCCGCGCACAAGCGCGTGCACGAGATTTTCGTCAAGCGCGTGGCCGAATACCGGCTGCGTTTCCAGGCCGGCGAAGACATTACCGACGAACTGCGCACCATGCTCTCGCGCTGGTTGTTCAACCACATCCGCGGCGACGACAAGGCCTACGCGGAAACGGTCAAGCAGCACCTCAACCAGTTCGCCCGCGACCACCAGCACGGCACCTGGCTGGGCCGCACGCTCAAGCGGATTTTCCGCTGA